A region of Candidatus Methylomirabilota bacterium DNA encodes the following proteins:
- a CDS encoding sugar ABC transporter substrate-binding protein: MRHRAPAVPARGCRRSHVRPLALGVLAALVLGAGLGPAVAQRPYVVAFANLTEEPGVTVEGTGFTGREIRESFVLAARAHPIEMVFYDNQRDDARAMQNAEAAIARRVDLYIQYHRGAANAAIGEKLKAAGIRVLAVNDPVPGAPLYTVDNLAAGRVAGEALARFALRSWRGQPTAAAVVGNLSATADHVPERGQGVTAALRQRLPAVRVTDVDTKGNPAQVGPQVGKFLAAHPGGKLLFAATDDATALAVKSAVESAGRVQDTAIVSHGMDRTIHGGMNDRKEIDPANRGSIVIGSVAFYLDRLGYEVLPLAMRMLRGETLPARTTTRHVLVTAANVFVEYPPSDMN, from the coding sequence CGTCCGGCCGCTCGCTCTGGGCGTGCTGGCCGCGCTGGTGCTCGGAGCCGGGCTGGGTCCCGCCGTCGCTCAGCGCCCGTACGTGGTCGCCTTCGCCAACCTCACCGAGGAGCCCGGGGTCACCGTCGAGGGGACCGGCTTCACCGGACGCGAGATCCGCGAGAGCTTCGTGCTGGCCGCCCGGGCCCACCCGATCGAGATGGTCTTCTACGACAACCAGCGCGACGACGCCCGCGCGATGCAGAACGCGGAGGCGGCCATCGCGCGCAGGGTCGACCTCTACATCCAGTACCACCGGGGCGCGGCCAACGCGGCGATCGGCGAGAAGCTCAAGGCCGCGGGGATCCGCGTGCTCGCGGTGAACGATCCGGTGCCGGGCGCGCCGCTCTACACCGTGGACAACCTGGCCGCCGGCCGCGTGGCCGGCGAGGCGCTGGCCCGGTTCGCGCTGCGCTCGTGGCGTGGCCAGCCCACCGCCGCGGCGGTGGTGGGCAATCTCTCCGCCACCGCGGATCACGTCCCGGAGCGCGGTCAGGGCGTCACCGCGGCGCTCCGGCAGCGGCTGCCCGCGGTGCGGGTGACCGACGTGGACACGAAAGGCAATCCCGCCCAGGTCGGTCCGCAGGTCGGCAAGTTCCTGGCCGCGCATCCCGGCGGCAAGCTGCTCTTCGCGGCCACCGACGACGCGACCGCGCTGGCGGTGAAATCGGCGGTGGAGAGCGCGGGGCGCGTGCAGGATACCGCGATCGTGAGCCACGGGATGGACCGGACGATCCACGGCGGCATGAACGATCGCAAGGAGATCGATCCGGCGAACCGCGGGAGCATCGTGATCGGCTCCGTCGCGTTCTACCTGGACCGCCTGGGTTACGAGGTGCTGCCGCTCGCGATGCGTATGCTGCGGGGGGAGACGCTGCCCGCGCGGACCACGACTCGCCACGTCCTGGTCACCGCCGCGAACGTCTTCGTCGAGTATCCGCCGTCCGACATGAACTGA